In Ammospiza nelsoni isolate bAmmNel1 chromosome 22, bAmmNel1.pri, whole genome shotgun sequence, a single window of DNA contains:
- the LOC132082945 gene encoding protein-arginine deiminase type-2-like, producing MAGEMPGEPRTLRLQHGNRIEALCVLGGHVRADVFGAAPAGAVAFGVKHTEGVSVDVLFRGRAEPEAVPSTGARWPLEEGTVLRFSMSRASSEVNDNKVTVSFYAEGGKPINQAGVFLTGVGISLDVDADRDGVVEKNSPNKASWAWGPEGHGAILLVSCDKEFPFIPPSDCDSEQVFNREDLLDMAQMVLRTEGPQRLPRGYEIVLSISVSDADKVGVFHVQNPFFGQRYVQVLGRRKLFHAVPYPGGAAELHFFVEGLRFPDETFSGLVSIHVSLLEPLTEGIPHSPIFTDTVVFRVAPWIMTPNTLAPVNLLVFSMKDNYLFTKEIQSLVAKAGCKLKVCFGYINRGDRWMQDEIELGYTQAPHKSFPVVLDSPRERGMEQLPVKELLGPDFGYVHKEPLFEATASLDSFGNVEVSPPVSVAGKEYPLGRILIGSSFPASAGRRMTRLVRDFLYAQRVQAPVELYSDWLAVGNVNEFVNFVPSSDKKRFRMLLASPAACYRLFREKQKEGQGEATMFKGYSGTDTKRMTINKVLSNDVLAQQNQYVQRCIDWNRDILKKELGLLEEDIIDLPALFKLDKQGKAVPYFPNTVTMIVLARDLGIPKPFGPVAGGECCLERRIRALLEPLGLCCRFLEDVSSYHGSLGEVRCGTNVQRRPFAFQWWHFTP from the exons GGCGGCCCCCGCCGGGGCCGTGGCCTTTGGCGTGAAGCACACGGAGGGGGTCAGCGTGGACGTGCTGTTCCGTGGCCGTGCCGAGCCCGAGGCCGTGCCCAGCACCGGAGCGCGGTGGCCGCTGGAGGAGGGGACAGTTCTGAGGTTCAGCATGAGCCGGGCCAGCTCCGAGGTCAACGACAACAAG GTCACCGTCAGCTTTTACGCAGAGGGAGGGAAGCCCATCAACCAAGCCGGGGTGTTCCTCACTGGTGTTG GGATCTCCCTGGATGTAGATGCAGATCGGGATGGAGTGGTAGAAAAGAACAGCCCGAACAAG GCGAGCTGGGCCTGGGGACCAGAGGGACACGGGGCCATCCTGCTGGTCAGCTGTGACAAGGAGTTCCCCTTCATCCCGCCCTCCGACTGCGACAGCGAGCAGGTGTTCAACAGGGAAG ATTTGCTGGACATGGCTCAGATGGTGCTGAGGACAGAGGGGCCCCAGCGCCTGCCCCGGGGCTATGAAATCGTCCTCTCCATTTCTGTCAGTGACGCCGACAAAGTTGGGGTCTTCCATGTGCAGA ATCCGTTCTTTGGGCAGCGCTACGTGCAGGTGCTGGGCCGCAGGAAGCTGTTCCACGCCGTGCCCTACCCCGGCGGGGCCGCCGAGCTCCACTTCTTCGTGGAGGGGCTGCGCTTCCCCGATGAGACCTTCTCCGGGCTGGTGTCCATCCACGTCAGCCTCCTGGAGCCACTGACTGAG GGCATCCCCCACTCGCCGATCTTCACGGACACCGTGGTGTTCCGGGTGGCACCGTGGATCATGACCCCCAATACCCTGGCCCCGGTGAACCTCTTGGTGTTCAG CATGAAGGACAACTACCTGTTCACCAAGGAGATCCAGAGCCTGGTGGCCAAGGCCGGCTGCAAGCTGAAGGTTTGCTTCGGCTACATCAACCGCGGGGACCGCTGGATGCAG GATGAGATCGAGCTCGGCTACACCCAGGCTCCCCACAAGAGCTTCCCAGTGGTGCTGGACTCCCCTCGGGAGAGAGGGATGGAACAACTCCCTGtcaaggagctgctg GGCCCCGATTTTGGCTACGTGCACAAGGAGCCCCTCTTCGAGGCCACGGCCAGCCTGGACTCCTTTGGGAATGTGGAGGTCAGCCCGCCTGTGTCCGTGGCTGGCAAGGAGTATCCCTTGGGAAGGATCCTCATCGGCAGCAGCTTCCCCGC ATCCGCGGGCCGCAGGATGACCAGGCTGGTGCGGGATTTCCTCTACGCCCAGCGCGTCCAGGCCCCCGTGGAGCTCTACTCCGACTGGCTGGCCGTAGGCAATGTCAACGAGTTTGTCAACTTTGTCCCCAGCTCTGACAAAAAG AGATTCCGGATGCTGCTGGCCAGCCCGGCCGCCTGCTACCGGCTCTTCCGTGAGAAGCagaaggagggacagggagaagcCACCATGTTCAAAG GGTACTCAGGGACAGACACCAAGCGCATGACCATCAACAAGGTGCTGTCCAACGAcgtcctggcacagcagaacCAGTACGTGCAG CGCTGCATTGACTGGAACAGGGATATCCTCAAGAAGGAGCTGGGCTTGCTGGAGGAGGACATCATCGACCTGCCGGCCCTCTTCAAGCTGGACAAGCAGGGAAAAGCTGTTCCCTACTTCCCCAACACG GTCACCATGATCGTGCTGGCCAGGGACCTGGGCATCCCCAAGCCGTTTGGGCCGGTGGCGGGCGGCGAGTGCTGCCTGGAGCGGCGGATCCGCGCGCTGCTGGAGccgctggggctgtgctgccgcTTCCTGGAGGACGTGTCCTCGTACCACGGCAGCCTGGGCGAGGTGCGCTGCGGCACCAACGTCCAGCGCCGGCCCTTCGCCTTCCAGTGGTGGCACTTCACGCCGTAG